The following DNA comes from Mesorhizobium sp. B2-1-8.
ATCTCGCTCGGGCTGTGGCACAATTTCGGCGACGACACGCCGCATCGGACCAAGCAGGCGATTGTGCGCAAGGCCTTCGACCTCGGCATCACCCATTTCGACCTGGCCAACAATTATGGGCCGCCGCCCGGCTCGGCCGAGACGGCTTTCGGCGAGATCCTGCGCACCGATTTTTCCGCCTATCGCGACGAACTGATCATCTCGACCAAGGCCGGCTACGAGATGTGGGCAGGCCCCTACGGCGAATGGGGCGGGCGCAAATACGTGCTGGCCAGCCTCGACCAGAGCTTGAAGCGGATGGGTCTCGACTATGTCGACATCTTCTATTCGCACCGCTTCGATCCCGACACGCCGCTCGAAGAAACCATGGGCGCGCTCGACCATGCGGTGCGTTCGGGCAAGGCGCTCTATGCCGGCATCTCGTCCTACAATTCGCAGCGCACCCGCGAGGCCGCCGACATATTGAGGCAACTCGGCACGCCCTGCGTCATCCACCAGCCGAGCTATTCGATGCTGAACCGCTGGGTCGAGGAAGACGGGCTGCTCGACACGCTCGAAGGGCTCGGCGTCGGTTCCATCGTGTTCTCGCCATTGGCGCAAGGCATGCTGACCGACAAATATCTTGGCGGCATTCCCGACGGCAGCCGGGCGTCCCAGGGCAAGTCGCTGAAGACTGCTTTCATCAATGACCGCACCATCGCCAACATCAAGGCGCTCAACGCGATCGCCGACAAGCGTGGCCAGACGCTGGCGCAGATGGCGCTGGCCTGGGTGCTGCGCAGGGGCAAGGTGACGTCGGCGCTGATCGGCGCCAGCCGGCCGGAGCAGGTCGAGGACTGCGTCGGCGCGCTCAAGGTGCTCGACTTCAGCGATGCCGAGCTGGCCGAAATCGACACTTACGCGCGCGAGTCCGACATCAATCTGTGGGCTGCCTCCGCCGAGCGCAAAGGCCCGCCGAGGAAATAGTCCGCCTCGCAAGGCGGCAAAGCAAAACGGCGGGACCTGTCCCGCCGTTTTGCATGGAAGCGGAACGTCGCTCCGCTATCAATCCTGCCGCCACCATTGTGCCGGCATGTCATCGACCGGCTCGGGATAGCAACAGAAGAGTAGCAAAGAAGGCGGTTCGTCGCTATCTGAATGGGATCAGGCCGTTTGCGTGAGCAAACAGCCCATGGATGGCGCAGGACAGGTTGGAACAGAGCCATGGCGGCAAGGGATGTGCTGACGAAAAACCAGCTGTGCGTGCTCGAGAAACTCGAGACCGCCAGCGGGCCGCTCAGCGCCTACACCTTGCTCGACCAACTGCGCGAGCGCGGTTTTCGCGCGCCATTGCAGGTCTATCGCGCGCTCGACACGCTGGTGAAGTCAGGCTTCGTGCATCGGCTGGAAAGCATCAACTCCTTCGTCGCCTGCGCCGAGCCGCACGACCACAGCCACTCGATGACTGCCTTCGCCATTTGCGACAGCTGCGGGCAAGTAACCGAAATGTCCGATCACGACGTCGACCACCGGTTGAACGAATGGGTCAACTCGACCGGCTTCGCCGCCAGGAAGGCGGTGATCGAATTTCGCGGGACGTGCGCGAAGTGTTCGGCGCAAGCAGCCTGAAGGCCTTCGCTACCGTCAGTGCGCCTCGTCCCAGTTGTTGGCGGCCCGTGCGTCGACATGCAGCGGCACCGACATCGACACCGCCGGCATCGCCGCGTTTTCCATGACGTGGCGCACGACGGGGATCGTCGCCTCGACTTCCGCCTCGACCGTCTCGAAGATCAGTTCGTCATGCACCTGCAAGAGCATGCGGGCGGACAGCTTGGCCTTGTCCAAGGCTTCCTCCATGCGGATCATGGCGCGGCGGATGATGTCGGCGGCGGTGCCTTGCAGGCGGGCGTTGATCGAGGCGCGTTCGTTGAACGCGCGGATCGAGGGGTTGGAGGACCTTATATCGGGATAGTGGATGCGGCGGCCGAAGATCGTCTCGACAAAGCCGTGCTCGCGAGCATAGGCCTTGGTCTCCTCGATATAGTCGCGGATGCCGGGGAAGCGCTCGAAATACTTCTTGATGTAGGCGCTCGCCTCCTCGCGCGGGATCGACAGCTGGTTGGCAAGGCCGAAAGCCGAAATGCCATAGATGATGCCGAAATTGATCGCCTTGGCGCGGCGGCGCACTTCCGACGGCATGCCCTGCACCGGCACGTTGAACATTTCGGACGCTGTGATGGCGTGGATGTCGGCGCCATCCGCAAAGGCCTGCCGCAATTGCGGAATTTCGGCGACATGGGCGAGCACGCGCAGTTCGATCTGGCTGTAGTCGGCCGACACCAGCCGGTGGCTCTTGTCGGTGATGAAGGCAGTCCTGATCTTGCGGCCTTCAGCCGTGCGCACGGGGATGTTCTGGAGGTTCGGGTCGGAAGACGACAGACGGCCGGTCGTCG
Coding sequences within:
- the mgrA gene encoding L-glyceraldehyde 3-phosphate reductase, with protein sequence MPYIAAENRYEKMIYSRCGRSGLKLPAISLGLWHNFGDDTPHRTKQAIVRKAFDLGITHFDLANNYGPPPGSAETAFGEILRTDFSAYRDELIISTKAGYEMWAGPYGEWGGRKYVLASLDQSLKRMGLDYVDIFYSHRFDPDTPLEETMGALDHAVRSGKALYAGISSYNSQRTREAADILRQLGTPCVIHQPSYSMLNRWVEEDGLLDTLEGLGVGSIVFSPLAQGMLTDKYLGGIPDGSRASQGKSLKTAFINDRTIANIKALNAIADKRGQTLAQMALAWVLRRGKVTSALIGASRPEQVEDCVGALKVLDFSDAELAEIDTYARESDINLWAASAERKGPPRK
- a CDS encoding Fur family transcriptional regulator codes for the protein MAARDVLTKNQLCVLEKLETASGPLSAYTLLDQLRERGFRAPLQVYRALDTLVKSGFVHRLESINSFVACAEPHDHSHSMTAFAICDSCGQVTEMSDHDVDHRLNEWVNSTGFAARKAVIEFRGTCAKCSAQAA